From a region of the Mucilaginibacter auburnensis genome:
- a CDS encoding PstS family phosphate ABC transporter substrate-binding protein, with protein sequence MRFKNFCLLMLGASVAISCNRKGGDKQRETTQIGKITIAADESFAPIVDEEAYIFEHSNDSAKVNIVYGTENRVLRMLLNDSVRLAITSRELTADETKILVDRTLPPQTDRFAIDAVTLIVNNASTDTLITLGEIKKTLSGQSQTDVNVVFDNANSSLARYLKDFAGIKELKGRNIYALKDNKEVIRYVASHTNSIGITGFSWLNDPDEDFADAVSKVKIVAVKDDTKKTGYFKPSQTTLALNQYPLTRNLYVINSTGKMGLGTGFAYFILSDRGQRIILRSGILPDSIPTREISLKKNF encoded by the coding sequence ATGAGGTTTAAAAATTTTTGTTTGTTAATGCTTGGCGCTTCTGTAGCCATCAGCTGCAACAGAAAGGGCGGCGACAAACAACGCGAAACAACACAGATTGGAAAGATAACCATTGCTGCTGACGAATCTTTTGCACCCATTGTTGACGAAGAAGCCTACATTTTTGAACATTCAAATGATAGTGCCAAGGTCAATATTGTTTACGGAACAGAGAACCGTGTGCTAAGAATGTTGTTAAATGACAGCGTACGTCTTGCAATCACTTCGCGTGAGTTAACGGCAGATGAGACCAAGATCTTGGTTGATAGAACTCTGCCACCTCAAACAGACAGGTTTGCCATTGACGCAGTAACACTTATAGTAAATAATGCTTCAACAGATACGTTAATTACCTTAGGTGAGATTAAAAAAACGCTGAGCGGGCAATCTCAAACGGATGTGAACGTTGTTTTTGATAACGCTAATTCAAGTCTTGCAAGGTATTTAAAGGACTTTGCAGGCATTAAGGAATTAAAAGGGCGTAACATCTACGCGCTTAAAGACAATAAAGAGGTAATAAGATATGTTGCCTCGCACACCAACTCAATAGGCATAACCGGTTTTAGTTGGTTGAATGATCCGGATGAAGATTTTGCTGATGCTGTAAGTAAAGTGAAAATAGTTGCAGTAAAGGATGACACTAAAAAGACAGGTTACTTTAAACCATCGCAAACAACTCTCGCTCTAAATCAATATCCGCTCACCCGCAATTTATACGTAATTAATAGTACAGGTAAAATGGGTTTAGGCACAGGGTTTGCTTACTTTATTTTAAGCGACCGCGGTCAGCGGATTATTTTAAGATCGGGTATACTGCCTGATTCGATCCCCACACGGGAGATCAGTTTGAAGAAGAATTTTTAA
- a CDS encoding tetratricopeptide repeat protein, producing MKMINKIATAAAGLALVGSSVFAQSLSDAKKAIDAEQYQKAKAMLKNLTVTQPTNAEAFFQLGWVYLSQDYVDSAKAVFNKGIAADPKSALNYVGLGTAAHLANDAAGTTSNFNQAFGLVKKKDSTPFLYIGKGYLLGAQDGKVSAQDATAAIDALNKGKAANEKDADIYIELGNAYRSQLKSNDAYTNYQQALTLEPKSAIANTAIGVLWKYADSFEQADKQFQAAVTIDPNFGPAYREWAESENREAATNRKVAVEKINSAVAHYKTYLNLTDQSDETLLRYADFLVRAGKWDEVQKIAAKLASSASTNARVYRYLGYAAQENKDPKAAVTALQNWFSKADPKRIIPRDYLYLGRAQIASGQDTTKGIATLKKAVEVDSTAAEMAYNEIINVLKTRPQSKKYYKDLADTYAEFTGKVNKPLLNENFYKGFYYYFAYDAKAPDTTLLVKADSALSYVAQKAPTVADAQLYRARIAEIKDADRNNIKGLAKPFYEKYIEIQAPKVTAASEARLKNALVEAYDYMGNYYGYKEKDDVKATEYFNKAKELKPDDAVADAYFKQKAGAKSK from the coding sequence ATGAAAATGATCAATAAAATAGCTACGGCTGCAGCAGGCTTGGCGCTTGTGGGGTCATCAGTTTTTGCACAAAGTCTTTCTGATGCCAAAAAAGCAATTGATGCCGAGCAATATCAGAAAGCTAAAGCAATGCTTAAAAACCTTACGGTTACGCAGCCTACTAACGCAGAAGCGTTTTTTCAGTTAGGTTGGGTTTACCTGTCGCAAGACTATGTTGATTCAGCTAAAGCTGTATTTAATAAAGGTATCGCTGCCGATCCGAAGTCGGCACTTAATTATGTTGGTTTAGGCACAGCAGCTCATTTAGCCAATGATGCCGCAGGTACTACTTCTAACTTTAACCAGGCCTTCGGCTTAGTTAAAAAGAAAGATTCAACTCCTTTCCTTTACATAGGTAAAGGTTATTTATTAGGTGCCCAGGATGGTAAGGTATCGGCCCAGGACGCAACTGCAGCTATTGACGCTTTAAACAAAGGCAAAGCAGCAAATGAGAAAGATGCTGATATATACATTGAGTTAGGTAATGCTTACCGTTCTCAATTAAAAAGCAATGATGCTTACACTAATTACCAGCAAGCTTTAACGCTTGAGCCAAAATCTGCCATAGCTAACACTGCTATTGGTGTATTATGGAAATATGCCGACAGCTTTGAACAAGCCGACAAGCAATTTCAGGCTGCAGTTACTATAGATCCTAACTTTGGTCCGGCTTACCGTGAGTGGGCAGAAAGCGAAAACCGCGAAGCAGCTACCAACCGTAAAGTTGCAGTAGAGAAAATTAACTCGGCTGTTGCTCATTACAAAACTTATCTGAACCTTACAGACCAGTCTGACGAAACTTTATTACGTTACGCCGACTTCCTGGTACGTGCAGGTAAATGGGATGAAGTGCAAAAAATTGCTGCTAAATTAGCAAGTTCAGCAAGTACTAATGCACGTGTTTATCGCTACTTAGGCTATGCTGCTCAGGAGAACAAAGACCCTAAAGCTGCCGTTACTGCATTACAAAACTGGTTCTCTAAAGCAGATCCTAAACGTATTATTCCAAGAGATTACTTATACTTGGGTCGTGCGCAAATTGCAAGCGGACAAGATACTACAAAAGGTATAGCTACTTTGAAAAAAGCTGTAGAGGTTGATAGCACTGCTGCTGAGATGGCGTATAACGAGATCATCAACGTGCTTAAAACACGCCCTCAAAGCAAAAAATACTATAAAGACTTAGCTGATACTTACGCTGAATTTACCGGCAAAGTTAATAAGCCGTTGCTTAACGAGAATTTTTACAAAGGTTTTTACTATTACTTTGCATACGATGCAAAAGCACCTGACACAACCTTGTTAGTTAAAGCTGATTCAGCTTTATCATACGTAGCTCAAAAAGCGCCAACTGTTGCTGATGCACAATTGTACCGGGCTCGTATAGCTGAGATCAAAGATGCTGACCGTAATAACATTAAAGGTTTAGCAAAACCTTTCTATGAAAAATACATAGAAATACAGGCTCCAAAGGTTACAGCAGCTTCTGAAGCAAGGTTAAAAAATGCTTTGGTAGAAGCTTATGATTATATGGGCAACTATTATGGCTATAAAGAAAAGGATGATGTAAAAGCAACCGAGTATTTTAATAAAGCAAAAGAATTAAAGCCTGACGATGCTGTTGCTGATGCTTACTTTAAGCAAAAAGCAGGTGCAAAAAGCAAATAA
- a CDS encoding NADH-quinone oxidoreductase subunit A yields the protein MEAQSLPVNYLPIIFQMLVALGFVVLTMFGTHKLGPKRVTDDKLTPFESGIEVVGNARTPISIKYFLVAILFVLFDVEVIFMYPWAVNFKDLGKPGMIEMFIFMGTLLAGFIYVIKKKALNWD from the coding sequence ATGGAAGCTCAAAGTTTACCGGTAAATTACTTACCTATTATTTTCCAAATGCTGGTGGCGCTTGGTTTTGTTGTGTTAACTATGTTTGGCACGCACAAGTTAGGCCCTAAGCGCGTAACAGATGATAAGCTAACACCATTTGAATCTGGCATTGAGGTTGTTGGTAACGCACGTACACCTATCTCCATTAAATATTTCCTGGTAGCTATACTATTTGTACTATTTGATGTGGAGGTAATATTTATGTACCCATGGGCAGTAAATTTTAAAGACCTCGGTAAGCCGGGAATGATAGAAATGTTCATATTTATGGGCACGCTGTTAGCCGGTTTTATATACGTTATTAAAAAGAAAGCCCTTAATTGGGACTAA
- a CDS encoding NADH-quinone oxidoreductase subunit B has product MSDIQIVGAPAGVEGAGFFATSLDKAVGLARANSLWPLPFATSCCGIEFMATMASHYDLSRFGAERLSFSPRQADLLMVMGTIAKKMAPVLRQVYLQMAEPRWVIAVGACASSGGIFDTYSVLQGIDEIIPVDVYVPGCPPRPEAIIDGFMHIQELVKTESTRRRETPEYQKLLASYGIQ; this is encoded by the coding sequence ATGAGTGATATTCAAATAGTTGGGGCTCCTGCGGGAGTAGAGGGGGCAGGATTTTTTGCAACATCATTAGATAAGGCAGTAGGATTGGCTCGTGCAAATTCGCTTTGGCCTTTACCGTTTGCTACTTCATGCTGCGGCATTGAGTTTATGGCCACCATGGCTTCCCATTATGACCTTTCCCGTTTTGGTGCCGAGCGTTTGAGCTTTTCACCACGCCAGGCCGATCTGTTAATGGTAATGGGAACCATCGCCAAAAAAATGGCTCCGGTGCTGCGCCAGGTTTACCTGCAAATGGCAGAGCCACGCTGGGTTATTGCAGTAGGCGCATGCGCTTCAAGCGGTGGTATTTTTGATACATATTCGGTTTTACAAGGTATAGATGAGATCATTCCGGTTGACGTTTACGTTCCGGGTTGCCCTCCGCGTCCAGAAGCTATTATTGATGGCTTTATGCACATACAGGAGTTGGTTAAAACAGAATCAACCCGCCGACGCGAAACTCCCGAATACCAGAAATTATTAGCTTCATACGGAATTCAATAA
- a CDS encoding NADH-quinone oxidoreductase subunit C has product MGKITNEELLNNINTQFGDKITVIGEPYGLLTLQTSKETIIDLLSFLKSSPVLQFIYLTDITAVHYPEQELTIGVVYHVHSLVNNIRVRIKVFIDGNNCHIPTATTLWNGANWMERETYDLFGVIFDGHPDLRRILNVDDMTAFPMRKEFPLEDPNRVDKKDYFFGR; this is encoded by the coding sequence ATGGGTAAGATAACTAACGAAGAACTTTTAAATAACATTAATACCCAATTTGGCGACAAGATCACGGTAATTGGTGAGCCATACGGTTTGCTTACACTACAGACCTCTAAGGAGACCATAATTGACCTGTTATCGTTCTTGAAAAGCTCGCCGGTTCTGCAATTTATTTATTTAACTGATATAACCGCGGTACATTATCCGGAGCAGGAGCTTACCATTGGTGTTGTTTACCATGTGCATAGCCTTGTAAACAATATACGTGTTCGAATAAAAGTATTTATTGACGGCAATAACTGCCATATACCAACCGCAACAACCTTGTGGAATGGCGCCAACTGGATGGAGCGCGAAACCTACGATTTATTCGGGGTTATATTTGACGGCCACCCCGACCTGCGCAGAATATTGAATGTTGATGATATGACCGCCTTCCCTATGCGGAAAGAGTTCCCGCTGGAAGATCCGAACAGAGTTGACAAAAAGGATTATTTTTTTGGAAGATAG
- a CDS encoding NADH-quinone oxidoreductase subunit D has protein sequence MENHPVYIDNDPQSELSTLNLGPTHPATHGVFQNVLQIDGERIVSGVSTIGYIHRAFEKIAEHRPFYQITPLTDRLNYCSSPINNMGWHMTVEKLLGIQTPKRVDYLRIIVMELARIADHIVCNGVLGVDTGAFTGFLYMMEFRESIYEIYEEVCGSRLTTNIGRIGGFERNFNTKAFAKLRKFLVEFPKTLKEFESLFTRNRIFVDRTKGVAAVTAEDALSYSWSGPLLRAAGVDYDVRAMNPYSSYEDFDFEVPVGENGDVYSRFLVRNEEMWQSLRLIEQALVKLEKEPGDIFHADVPEFYLPPKEEVYNNMEALIYHFKIVMGEIDTPVTEVYHSVEGANGELGFYLINDGGRSPYRLHFRRPSFINYQMYAPMSAGMLLSDAIINMSSLNIIAGELDA, from the coding sequence ATGGAGAACCATCCGGTATATATAGATAACGATCCGCAAAGCGAACTTTCAACGCTTAACTTAGGCCCAACGCACCCGGCTACGCATGGCGTTTTCCAAAACGTGTTGCAGATAGATGGCGAGCGCATAGTAAGTGGGGTTTCAACCATTGGCTATATTCACCGCGCATTTGAAAAAATAGCTGAGCATCGTCCGTTCTACCAGATAACACCGTTAACAGACCGTTTGAACTATTGTTCATCGCCAATTAACAACATGGGTTGGCACATGACGGTTGAAAAACTGTTAGGTATACAAACACCAAAGCGTGTTGACTACCTGCGCATTATTGTAATGGAGCTTGCCCGTATTGCCGATCATATTGTGTGTAACGGTGTATTAGGTGTAGATACAGGCGCTTTCACGGGCTTCTTGTACATGATGGAGTTCCGTGAGTCTATTTATGAAATTTACGAAGAAGTTTGCGGTTCCCGCTTAACTACCAACATCGGTCGTATAGGTGGTTTTGAGCGTAACTTCAACACCAAAGCTTTTGCTAAGCTGCGTAAGTTTTTGGTGGAATTTCCTAAAACATTAAAAGAATTTGAATCGCTGTTTACCCGCAACCGCATATTTGTTGATCGTACCAAAGGCGTTGCCGCAGTTACTGCCGAAGATGCCTTAAGCTATAGCTGGAGTGGTCCGTTATTGCGTGCTGCCGGCGTAGATTATGACGTGCGGGCCATGAACCCATATTCAAGCTACGAGGATTTCGACTTTGAGGTTCCGGTTGGCGAGAATGGCGACGTTTACTCACGTTTCCTGGTACGTAACGAAGAAATGTGGCAGAGCCTTCGCTTAATTGAGCAAGCTTTGGTTAAATTAGAAAAAGAGCCCGGCGATATTTTCCACGCTGATGTTCCCGAATTTTACCTGCCTCCAAAAGAGGAAGTATACAATAACATGGAAGCCCTTATCTATCACTTTAAAATAGTGATGGGTGAGATTGATACCCCGGTTACCGAGGTTTATCATTCCGTTGAAGGCGCCAATGGCGAGTTAGGCTTCTATCTGATCAATGATGGTGGACGTTCTCCTTACAGGTTGCACTTCCGCAGACCGAGTTTCATTAATTACCAGATGTATGCTCCAATGAGTGCCGGTATGTTGCTTTCAGATGCGATTATTAACATGAGTAGTTTAAATATTATAGCCGGAGAGTTAGATGCTTAG
- a CDS encoding NADH-quinone oxidoreductase subunit NuoE family protein, with protein sequence MLRVEDTEMVPVEFSAELTAKFAEIVTRYPEGKQKSALLPILHLVQAEFGWVSAPAMDKVAEYLSIQPVEVYEVATFYTMYFMRPQGKYALEVCRTGPCCLVGAEKIMDHIEQKLGVKEGEVTPDGLFSWRGVECLAACGFGPVLQIGPEYTFYEKLTNESVDQLIEDLKAKANN encoded by the coding sequence ATGCTTAGAGTTGAAGATACCGAAATGGTTCCGGTTGAGTTTTCAGCCGAACTGACCGCTAAGTTTGCCGAAATTGTTACCCGTTATCCTGAAGGAAAACAAAAATCGGCGTTGTTGCCTATACTCCATTTGGTACAAGCCGAATTTGGTTGGGTAAGCGCTCCGGCAATGGATAAAGTTGCCGAATATTTAAGCATTCAGCCTGTTGAGGTATATGAGGTAGCCACCTTTTATACCATGTACTTTATGCGACCGCAAGGCAAATATGCTTTAGAGGTTTGTCGTACCGGCCCTTGTTGCCTGGTAGGCGCCGAAAAAATAATGGATCATATTGAGCAAAAGCTGGGTGTTAAAGAGGGCGAGGTAACACCTGATGGTTTATTCAGCTGGAGAGGTGTTGAGTGTTTGGCTGCATGTGGCTTTGGCCCGGTTTTACAAATTGGCCCTGAGTACACTTTTTATGAAAAACTGACCAATGAGTCGGTTGATCAATTGATTGAAGATTTAAAAGCTAAGGCGAATAACTAA
- the nuoF gene encoding NADH-quinone oxidoreductase subunit NuoF has product MGRKLLLEHINVPGINTFDVYRQKGGYRSVEKALKQMTPDEVVEEVKKSGLRGRGGAGFPTGMKWSFLAKPEGVPRYLVCNGDESEPGTFKDRYLMTHIPHALIEGMITSSYALGANTSYIYVRGEMMPQIRILEKAIVEAKAAGFLGKNILGSGYDLELYVQPGGGAYICGEETALLESLEGKRGNPRIKPPFPAIAGLYGCPTVVNNVESIAAVVPIINDGGEEYAKIGIGRSTGTKLISAGGNLAKPGVYEIDLGLPVEEFLYSDEYCGGIANGKRLKAVVAGGSSVPILPANLFMKTAAGEGRLMSYESLADGGFATGTMMGSGGFIAFDEDACIVRNTWNFARFYHHESCGQCSPCREGTGWMEKVLHRLEMGHGSMADMDLLVDVSKKIEGNTICPLGDAAAWPVASAIRHFRDEFEWHVSHAAEAVTRNYGLAHYADPLPKPEPAA; this is encoded by the coding sequence ATGGGACGCAAATTACTATTAGAACATATAAACGTACCCGGCATCAACACTTTTGATGTATACCGCCAAAAAGGTGGTTACAGATCTGTTGAGAAGGCTTTGAAACAGATGACCCCTGATGAAGTGGTTGAAGAAGTTAAAAAATCGGGTTTGCGTGGTCGTGGTGGTGCCGGTTTCCCTACCGGTATGAAATGGAGCTTTTTAGCTAAGCCAGAGGGCGTTCCACGTTACCTCGTTTGCAATGGCGATGAGTCTGAGCCCGGTACTTTCAAAGACCGTTATCTGATGACGCATATTCCTCATGCATTGATTGAGGGTATGATCACGTCAAGTTATGCTTTAGGAGCAAACACATCTTACATCTACGTTCGCGGTGAAATGATGCCGCAGATACGCATTCTTGAAAAAGCCATAGTCGAAGCAAAGGCAGCGGGTTTTTTAGGTAAAAATATTTTAGGCAGTGGTTATGACCTGGAGTTGTATGTTCAGCCGGGAGGCGGTGCTTATATCTGCGGTGAAGAAACTGCTTTGTTAGAATCATTGGAAGGAAAACGTGGTAATCCGCGTATTAAACCACCATTTCCGGCTATTGCTGGTTTGTACGGTTGCCCTACTGTAGTAAACAACGTTGAGTCAATTGCGGCTGTAGTTCCCATCATTAATGATGGTGGCGAAGAGTACGCTAAAATAGGCATCGGTAGAAGCACAGGTACCAAGCTGATATCTGCAGGGGGTAATTTGGCTAAGCCAGGTGTTTATGAAATTGACTTAGGCCTGCCGGTAGAAGAGTTTTTATACAGCGATGAGTACTGCGGTGGTATTGCCAATGGCAAACGCCTTAAAGCGGTAGTTGCGGGTGGTTCATCGGTGCCAATTTTGCCTGCTAACCTGTTCATGAAAACTGCAGCTGGCGAGGGTCGCTTAATGAGCTATGAGTCATTGGCTGATGGTGGTTTCGCTACCGGTACCATGATGGGTTCGGGTGGTTTCATCGCATTTGATGAAGACGCTTGTATTGTTCGTAATACCTGGAACTTTGCCCGTTTCTATCATCATGAAAGCTGCGGACAATGTTCGCCTTGCCGTGAAGGTACCGGCTGGATGGAAAAAGTATTGCATCGCCTGGAGATGGGGCATGGCAGCATGGCTGACATGGACCTGTTGGTTGATGTATCAAAGAAAATAGAAGGAAATACAATTTGTCCGCTGGGTGATGCGGCAGCATGGCCGGTTGCCAGCGCTATACGTCACTTCAGGGATGAGTTTGAGTGGCACGTATCGCACGCTGCAGAAGCCGTAACCAGAAACTACGGTTTAGCGCATTATGCTGATCCGTTACCAAAACCTGAGCCTGCGGCTTAA
- a CDS encoding 2Fe-2S iron-sulfur cluster-binding protein, with translation MSDKHKVTIDGIPVEVDPGTTILNAARQIGGDIVPPAMCYYSKLKGSGGKCRTCLVQVSKGSEKDPRPMPKLVASCRTTVMDGMEVKNITSPEVVEARKGVVEFLLINHPLDCPVCDQAGECHLQDLGFEHGAAKTRYEFDRRTFEKIDIGDKIQLHMTRCILCYRCVFTADQITDHRIHGILNRGDHSEISTYIQAAVDNDFSGNVIDVCPVGALTDKTFRFKNRVWFTKPVEAHRDCNHENCNGKVTLWYKGEDVIRVTARKDQWGEVEEFICNECRFDKKKTSDWVIEGPRKVSHQSVISANHYEFQPLPVVKTNPVLQEANKTQFERETRL, from the coding sequence ATGTCAGATAAACATAAAGTAACCATAGACGGTATTCCCGTTGAAGTAGATCCCGGAACAACCATTCTTAATGCTGCAAGGCAAATAGGTGGCGATATTGTTCCGCCTGCTATGTGCTATTACTCAAAATTAAAAGGTAGTGGCGGTAAGTGCCGTACTTGTTTAGTGCAGGTAAGCAAAGGTTCTGAAAAAGATCCTCGCCCTATGCCTAAACTGGTAGCATCATGCCGTACTACGGTGATGGACGGCATGGAGGTGAAGAACATTACTTCACCGGAGGTTGTTGAGGCGCGTAAGGGAGTAGTTGAGTTTTTATTGATCAATCACCCATTAGACTGCCCGGTGTGCGATCAGGCCGGTGAGTGCCACTTACAAGACTTAGGCTTTGAGCACGGTGCTGCTAAAACCCGTTATGAGTTTGACCGCCGTACTTTTGAGAAAATTGACATTGGCGATAAGATACAATTGCACATGACGCGTTGTATACTTTGCTACCGTTGCGTTTTCACTGCTGATCAGATAACAGATCATCGTATACATGGTATCCTAAACCGTGGCGATCACTCAGAAATATCTACTTACATACAAGCAGCCGTTGATAATGATTTCTCAGGAAACGTTATTGACGTGTGCCCGGTAGGCGCTTTAACTGATAAAACTTTCCGCTTTAAAAACCGTGTTTGGTTTACCAAACCTGTTGAAGCACATCGCGATTGCAACCATGAGAACTGCAATGGTAAAGTAACACTTTGGTATAAAGGAGAGGACGTTATCCGAGTAACTGCACGTAAAGACCAGTGGGGTGAAGTAGAAGAATTTATTTGCAACGAGTGCCGTTTTGATAAAAAGAAGACTTCTGATTGGGTAATTGAAGGCCCACGTAAAGTATCTCATCAATCGGTTATCAGTGCAAATCACTATGAGTTTCAACCATTGCCGGTTGTTAAAACCAACCCTGTTTTACAGGAAGCTAACAAAACACAGTTTGAAAGGGAGACACGTTTATAA
- the nuoH gene encoding NADH-quinone oxidoreductase subunit NuoH, translating into MEVTDILIKFTLIVIIFAISLVVAMYSTYAERKLAAFFQDRVGPNRAGPWGILQPLADGGKMFLKEEIIPKNATPFLFIVGPSLAIFTACIGSAVIPWGQQLTIGSTVIDLQVTDINVGILYIFGVVSLGVYGIMIGGWASNNKYSLLGAIRAASQNISYEISMGLSIIALIMVTGTMSLGDIASQQHGFWADGWFSWNFFKQPLGFLLFIVCAFAETNRSPFDLPECETELVGGYHTEYSSMKLGFYLFAEYINMFISSAVMATLYFGGYNYPFMDLVSSAAGTNVAAILGVVLLFGKIFGFIFFFMWIRWTIPRFRYDQLMDLGWKTLIPLAIANIIITGLWMTFIRG; encoded by the coding sequence ATGGAAGTTACTGATATCCTTATAAAATTTACTTTGATAGTGATCATTTTCGCTATCAGTCTGGTAGTGGCCATGTACTCTACATACGCAGAGCGTAAACTGGCTGCTTTTTTTCAAGATAGGGTAGGCCCTAACCGTGCTGGCCCATGGGGTATTTTACAACCTCTTGCAGACGGTGGTAAAATGTTCCTAAAAGAAGAGATCATCCCTAAAAATGCCACACCGTTCCTGTTCATTGTAGGTCCGTCGTTAGCCATCTTCACGGCTTGTATAGGCTCTGCAGTTATTCCATGGGGACAGCAATTAACTATCGGTTCAACAGTGATTGATCTGCAGGTTACTGATATTAACGTAGGTATCCTTTACATATTTGGTGTGGTATCATTAGGCGTTTACGGCATCATGATAGGCGGTTGGGCATCCAACAATAAATACTCGTTGTTAGGAGCTATTCGTGCTGCATCGCAAAACATCAGCTACGAGATTTCAATGGGCCTTTCCATCATCGCTTTGATCATGGTTACCGGTACAATGAGTTTGGGAGATATAGCTTCTCAGCAGCATGGGTTTTGGGCTGACGGCTGGTTTAGCTGGAACTTCTTTAAACAGCCCTTAGGTTTCCTATTATTCATTGTTTGTGCGTTTGCCGAGACCAACCGCTCACCGTTTGACTTACCTGAGTGCGAAACCGAGCTGGTAGGTGGTTATCACACTGAGTATTCATCAATGAAACTGGGCTTTTATCTGTTTGCTGAATATATTAACATGTTCATCTCATCAGCAGTAATGGCTACGCTTTACTTTGGTGGCTACAATTATCCGTTTATGGATCTTGTATCATCAGCAGCAGGCACTAACGTTGCCGCCATTTTAGGGGTTGTATTATTGTTCGGGAAAATATTTGGTTTCATCTTCTTCTTTATGTGGATAAGATGGACTATCCCGCGCTTTCGTTATGACCAATTGATGGACTTAGGTTGGAAAACCTTAATTCCGTTGGCTATAGCAAATATTATAATTACAGGTTTGTGGATGACTTTTATTAGAGGATAA
- a CDS encoding NuoI/complex I 23 kDa subunit family protein — translation MEPLSNKRKVLESKPLNLLERAYLPAIAKGLSITIKHFFKKPVTISYPEEKREFSENFRGMHSLKRDENGKERCTACGLCALSCPAEAITMTAAERQKGEEHLYREEKYAAVYEINMLRCIFCGLCEEACPKEAIYLDGDIVPSDYLRKDFIYGKDKLVEAPLNQ, via the coding sequence ATGGAACCATTAAGTAATAAAAGAAAGGTATTGGAATCAAAGCCGCTTAATTTATTAGAGCGTGCTTATCTTCCTGCTATTGCAAAAGGCCTTTCTATCACTATAAAACACTTTTTTAAAAAGCCGGTAACCATCAGCTATCCCGAAGAAAAGCGCGAGTTCTCTGAAAATTTCAGAGGTATGCACTCGCTTAAGCGCGATGAGAATGGTAAAGAGCGTTGTACCGCTTGTGGCTTGTGCGCGTTATCATGCCCGGCTGAGGCTATTACCATGACAGCTGCCGAGCGCCAAAAAGGTGAAGAGCATTTATACCGTGAAGAAAAGTATGCTGCGGTTTATGAAATAAACATGCTGCGTTGCATTTTTTGCGGTTTATGCGAGGAGGCTTGCCCTAAAGAGGCTATTTATCTGGATGGTGATATTGTGCCTTCAGACTACTTACGCAAAGATTTTATATACGGTAAGGACAAATTAGTGGAGGCCCCCTTAAATCAATAA
- a CDS encoding NADH-quinone oxidoreductase subunit J family protein: MNPFYVVAFLSIFFAVMVISAKNPVHSILYLIITFFTFTIHYILLNAQFLAVVNFIVYMGAILVLFLYTLMLINLNKDAEPAKSNIVKIAAVIGGGCFFLTLVASIKALGASNPVLMKNPDLGLVKNLGKVLFNEYLLPFEIASILLLSAMVGAVLLATKDKEPNAA; the protein is encoded by the coding sequence ATGAATCCATTTTACGTTGTAGCGTTTTTGTCTATATTTTTTGCCGTTATGGTAATTAGCGCAAAAAACCCGGTGCACAGCATTTTATACCTGATCATTACCTTTTTTACGTTCACTATACACTACATTTTGCTAAACGCACAGTTTTTAGCTGTAGTAAATTTTATAGTTTACATGGGTGCTATATTGGTATTGTTCCTTTATACGCTCATGTTGATCAACCTTAACAAGGATGCTGAACCGGCTAAATCCAACATCGTAAAAATTGCTGCCGTTATTGGTGGCGGATGTTTTTTTTTAACGCTTGTAGCTTCTATAAAAGCCCTTGGAGCATCAAACCCGGTATTGATGAAAAACCCTGATCTGGGTTTAGTTAAAAACCTGGGCAAAGTACTATTCAACGAATATTTATTGCCTTTTGAAATTGCCTCTATTCTATTGCTATCAGCGATGGTGGGCGCTGTTTTATTGGCAACTAAAGATAAAGAACCAAACGCTGCGTGA